The following are encoded in a window of Nitrospirota bacterium genomic DNA:
- a CDS encoding M28 family peptidase, translating into MNNSTGSYSPSVVVIILLGIILGLFSFVSRGYAQSEEDPQAWLGALNSLSSERMLADVRTLSSPAFNGRQAGSADDLRSAQWVAQELTSAGIQLPRIDNNGIAFPSPSAGKEEAGIMASVVSTPLIEPNPVVRTGAADQLVTAELGKDYFPVFDSPSADLQGQIVFVGYGMVDPAQGIDEYAGVDVKNCIVLFLRGKPDHYPSPVSHADKVRFARDRGAVAYLTATGPIISPYEIRRGATGRPSAMYGQLPPAQALPGAWISTKLAETLLAGSGGESNPNHFRILQEQLNNAPSARSRLVNRFASLHWKTTIADGLLTNVVGMIPGTGPDTIVIAAHRDHFGRPAGLWFPGADDNASGTAVVLEVARALGKIGLRPERTILFVSFSGQERDVLGSRLYTSRPVIPLDSTRAMVNIDHVGAGDSVLMFRVAELKKSVLREAGFVAGLVKKLDYYSFLPGGDDGPFKEAGIPTVSIASGGVHPHMSLPTDTADTINPEILRTIARYVVALTWQLANSQ; encoded by the coding sequence ATGAACAACTCGACAGGCAGCTACTCCCCCTCCGTTGTTGTGATTATTCTCCTGGGAATCATCCTCGGGCTGTTTTCCTTTGTGAGCCGAGGGTACGCGCAATCGGAGGAAGACCCGCAGGCATGGCTTGGTGCACTCAATAGCCTGTCGAGCGAACGGATGCTCGCCGACGTGCGCACGTTAAGCAGCCCGGCTTTCAACGGACGGCAAGCTGGATCCGCCGATGACCTGCGATCCGCACAATGGGTTGCACAGGAATTGACGTCGGCAGGGATACAACTCCCGCGGATTGACAACAACGGAATCGCCTTTCCCTCTCCCAGTGCCGGGAAGGAAGAGGCCGGCATCATGGCCTCTGTGGTCTCCACGCCACTCATCGAACCTAATCCGGTTGTTCGCACTGGCGCAGCGGACCAGTTGGTCACCGCGGAGCTGGGCAAGGACTACTTCCCGGTCTTTGACTCCCCCTCTGCCGATCTCCAGGGTCAGATCGTCTTCGTCGGGTACGGCATGGTCGATCCCGCTCAAGGGATCGACGAGTACGCCGGCGTCGATGTGAAGAACTGCATCGTGCTCTTCCTGCGTGGCAAACCGGATCACTACCCAAGCCCTGTCAGCCACGCCGATAAGGTCCGCTTCGCACGAGATCGAGGAGCCGTGGCCTACCTGACCGCTACAGGGCCGATTATCAGCCCCTATGAAATACGCCGCGGCGCGACGGGAAGGCCCAGCGCAATGTATGGGCAGCTCCCCCCTGCCCAAGCCCTCCCTGGCGCATGGATCAGCACCAAATTGGCCGAGACGCTTCTCGCTGGAAGCGGCGGGGAGTCCAATCCTAACCACTTTCGCATCCTCCAAGAACAACTCAATAACGCCCCGTCAGCGCGATCGCGCCTCGTCAATCGATTTGCATCTCTCCATTGGAAAACCACGATCGCGGACGGCTTGCTGACGAACGTGGTGGGGATGATTCCTGGGACAGGGCCGGATACTATTGTCATCGCCGCCCATCGCGACCATTTCGGACGTCCAGCGGGCCTCTGGTTTCCCGGCGCGGACGACAATGCCTCAGGAACGGCTGTCGTCCTGGAGGTTGCACGTGCCCTTGGGAAAATCGGCCTGCGCCCTGAACGGACGATCCTCTTTGTTTCCTTTAGCGGACAGGAGAGAGATGTGCTCGGGTCGCGCCTCTATACATCGAGACCCGTCATCCCCCTCGACTCAACAAGGGCCATGGTCAACATCGACCATGTCGGAGCGGGAGACAGCGTGTTAATGTTCCGTGTCGCAGAGTTGAAGAAATCTGTGTTACGGGAAGCAGGGTTTGTCGCAGGGTTGGTCAAGAAGCTTGATTATTACAGTTTCTTGCCCGGCGGCGACGACGGACCGTTCAAAGAGGCCGGCATTCCAACTGTCAGCATCGCAAGCGGCGGGGTCCACCCGCACATGAGTCTGCCCACCGACACCGCCGACACGATCAATCCGGAAATTTTGCGGACCATCGCACGGTATGTCGTAGCACTCACCTGGCAACTGGCGAATTCTCAATAA
- a CDS encoding cytochrome c: MTGRNFGMAILMMGSALILSGGMAFAEDDPPLPPVPPEYADKKMPAGGWTDPKAIEEGELIYKGEVNPNVNCGSCHGKDGTPVKKGARDMRDPKNICRWSDAFWFWRISEGIPKTKMKGFKNALTEEQIWHVMAFENMFSNGGKPHDHSCYKP; the protein is encoded by the coding sequence ATGACGGGAAGGAATTTCGGAATGGCAATCCTAATGATGGGGAGCGCTCTGATTCTGTCAGGAGGCATGGCTTTCGCTGAAGATGACCCCCCATTGCCCCCGGTTCCACCTGAGTATGCAGACAAAAAAATGCCGGCTGGAGGCTGGACGGATCCTAAGGCAATCGAAGAAGGAGAGCTGATTTACAAGGGCGAGGTTAATCCGAACGTCAACTGTGGCAGCTGCCACGGCAAGGACGGCACACCGGTCAAGAAAGGCGCGCGGGATATGCGCGATCCTAAAAATATCTGCCGCTGGTCTGACGCATTCTGGTTCTGGCGAATCTCGGAAGGTATCCCGAAGACAAAAATGAAAGGTTTCAAGAACGCCCTGACGGAAGAGCAGATCTGGCATGTGATGGCGTTTGAGAACATGTTCTCAAACGGAGGCAAGCCGCACGACCACTCGTGCTACAAACCGTAA
- a CDS encoding multicopper oxidase domain-containing protein, with the protein MSISLSRCVRTAGLVGAFMMTPYLGIHAGVVSAETIKAQLAFAPNVPPPIKRTEPATVLVNLTSDEWVGPLSDDNNYEFWGFNKHTPGPMIRVMLGDTVEIRMKNDKNSKESHNIDFHAITGPGGGASLLNSEPGQESGGRFKMIIPGIFMYHCATASPSIPEHVSNGMYGTIVVEPVGGLKPVDREYQLTQSEFYTKEGAEKGETMEFSYEAGLDERPSHVVYNGHKTALVKNPLKAKAGETVRIFFTNVGPNFVDSFQILEQPFDRVYTEGSLSAPPAENVKVTKVPTGGAVMVEFKVKTAGTYTLVDPVGNRKDLGAMGLLKVE; encoded by the coding sequence ATGTCTATTAGTTTATCTCGTTGTGTGCGCACGGCCGGATTGGTCGGCGCATTTATGATGACCCCATATCTGGGCATCCATGCAGGTGTGGTGTCGGCAGAGACCATCAAAGCGCAACTGGCGTTCGCACCCAATGTTCCTCCTCCCATCAAACGAACCGAGCCCGCCACGGTCCTCGTCAACTTGACATCGGACGAGTGGGTCGGTCCGCTGAGCGACGATAACAACTATGAGTTCTGGGGTTTTAATAAGCACACCCCAGGACCCATGATCCGTGTCATGTTGGGCGATACGGTTGAAATCCGCATGAAGAACGATAAGAACAGCAAGGAATCCCACAATATCGACTTCCATGCGATCACGGGGCCAGGCGGCGGGGCGAGCCTGCTCAATAGCGAGCCAGGGCAAGAAAGCGGGGGAAGGTTTAAGATGATCATTCCTGGCATCTTTATGTATCACTGCGCCACCGCCTCGCCGTCCATTCCCGAGCACGTGTCGAATGGCATGTACGGCACGATCGTCGTCGAGCCGGTGGGTGGGTTGAAGCCTGTCGACAGGGAATATCAGCTCACGCAAAGCGAGTTTTACACGAAAGAGGGTGCTGAGAAGGGCGAGACGATGGAATTTTCGTACGAAGCTGGGTTAGATGAGCGTCCTTCCCATGTGGTCTATAACGGCCATAAGACTGCGCTGGTCAAGAACCCCCTCAAAGCCAAGGCGGGGGAAACCGTTCGGATTTTCTTCACCAACGTAGGACCCAACTTTGTCGACTCTTTTCAGATCCTCGAGCAGCCGTTCGACAGGGTCTACACCGAGGGTTCTTTGAGCGCACCACCGGCGGAAAATGTCAAGGTGACCAAGGTTCCTACTGGTGGCGCGGTGATGGTCGAGTTTAAAGTCAAGACGGCCGGCACCTATACCCTCGTTGACCCAGTGGGCAATCGAAAGGACCTCGGCGCCATGGGTCTGCTGAAGGTAGAGTAG
- a CDS encoding multicopper oxidase domain-containing protein yields MPKSFLHNMRHAGLISALVMAPCLAINAGVVSAETIQAQLLKAPNVPAPITRTQPATVVVNLEASEWVGLISDDNRYEFWGINGMVPAPMIRVMVGDTVEVNFKNKKDSKESHNLDFGKATDGAALVTAEPGKEAKLSFKATKQGLFIYQSSTAAPYNIRHLLSGMYGLILVEPVGGLKPVEKEFYVMQSEFYMKDGKKNDTLDFSIDKVKEKDASYIVHNGHMTALVKVPLRSRVGETTRWFYGNAGVNFESSWHVIGEMLDRVWPAGDMSKPPLESIQSTLVGTGEATIGEFKGEMPGTFVSVDHSLFRTEKGALGLLKIDGPTNPSLFKGL; encoded by the coding sequence ATGCCTAAGAGTTTCTTACACAACATGCGTCATGCCGGGTTGATCAGCGCCTTGGTCATGGCTCCGTGTCTCGCCATCAATGCAGGCGTGGTGTCCGCGGAGACCATCCAGGCCCAACTCCTGAAGGCACCCAATGTTCCCGCTCCCATCACGCGAACCCAGCCCGCCACCGTCGTGGTCAACCTGGAAGCATCCGAGTGGGTCGGTCTGATCAGCGATGATAATAGGTATGAGTTCTGGGGGATCAATGGCATGGTGCCAGCGCCCATGATCCGCGTCATGGTGGGCGATACGGTTGAAGTCAATTTCAAGAACAAGAAGGACAGCAAGGAGAGTCACAATCTTGACTTCGGCAAGGCGACCGACGGAGCCGCCCTGGTCACTGCGGAGCCTGGAAAGGAAGCCAAGCTATCATTTAAGGCCACCAAACAAGGTCTCTTTATCTATCAGTCCTCCACTGCAGCGCCATATAACATTCGACACTTGTTGAGTGGGATGTACGGCTTGATCCTCGTTGAGCCGGTTGGTGGGCTGAAGCCTGTCGAAAAAGAATTCTATGTCATGCAGAGCGAATTTTACATGAAGGACGGCAAGAAGAACGACACCTTGGATTTCTCGATCGACAAGGTCAAGGAAAAGGATGCGTCGTATATCGTGCATAACGGCCACATGACCGCGTTGGTCAAGGTTCCACTCCGCAGTAGAGTGGGAGAGACCACTCGATGGTTCTACGGCAACGCAGGAGTCAACTTTGAATCTTCGTGGCATGTCATCGGAGAAATGTTAGACCGGGTATGGCCGGCGGGTGACATGTCAAAACCGCCGCTTGAATCTATCCAAAGCACCCTGGTGGGGACGGGTGAAGCGACCATCGGAGAATTCAAAGGCGAAATGCCCGGCACGTTCGTGTCGGTTGACCACTCGCTCTTCCGCACCGAAAAGGGCGCCCTTGGCCTGCTGAAGATAGATGGTCCGACTAATCCTAGCCTCTTCAAAGGTCTGTAG
- a CDS encoding DUF1566 domain-containing protein, whose amino-acid sequence MKSRRSKWLGGIGAAGLVVGCLGLAGFGLGTTASDAQAGPLAEFQGGKAVGLSARFTILDSFNKEAALDNETGLVWEMIPERAMTVWKNAAGVCAKKTVGGKKDWRLPSLKELETLADHTIYPPPALVSGHPFSNIELHGYWTSTEHEEYPFSAWDVNFDYGIIGNDFKINKNFVWCVRDNS is encoded by the coding sequence ATGAAAAGCAGAAGAAGTAAATGGTTGGGCGGCATCGGCGCTGCGGGGCTGGTTGTCGGATGCCTGGGGCTGGCTGGTTTTGGTTTAGGAACAACAGCTTCTGACGCGCAAGCCGGTCCCTTGGCGGAATTCCAAGGCGGCAAGGCGGTGGGGTTGTCGGCGAGGTTTACCATTTTGGATTCATTTAATAAAGAGGCGGCGCTGGACAATGAGACCGGATTGGTGTGGGAAATGATACCGGAGCGAGCGATGACGGTGTGGAAAAATGCCGCCGGTGTCTGTGCAAAAAAGACCGTCGGTGGCAAGAAGGACTGGCGCTTGCCATCACTCAAAGAATTGGAGACCCTGGCGGATCACACGATCTATCCTCCCCCCGCCCTCGTATCCGGCCATCCATTTTCCAACATCGAGCTTCATGGTTATTGGACGTCAACGGAGCACGAAGAGTATCCCTTCAGCGCCTGGGACGTGAACTTCGACTATGGCATCATCGGCAACGATTTTAAGATCAACAAAAACTTCGTCTGGTGCGTGCGCGATAACAGTTAG
- a CDS encoding NapC/NirT family cytochrome c, whose translation MSERGIVTVGALALGAVIAVGTIAVVFGGEAAISRTEFCVSCHSETYPYEELKKSSHWGALGADPGCKDCHVPQGLKNFHLAVWTHVVDGLPFLIDEFTVDYSTIEKFNERRPEAAYRARMKLKGWDSLTCRACHKNTKPPGASAKAAHKKMETEGATCIDCHQNLVHKKVPETDLNASLAQGKNVPKAEPKEKKEDD comes from the coding sequence ATGTCAGAGAGGGGCATTGTGACAGTCGGCGCCTTAGCTCTTGGCGCAGTGATTGCCGTTGGGACGATTGCCGTGGTATTCGGCGGCGAAGCGGCGATATCCAGAACCGAGTTCTGCGTGAGCTGCCATTCCGAGACCTACCCCTACGAGGAGCTGAAAAAGTCATCGCACTGGGGTGCGCTCGGGGCGGACCCTGGCTGCAAGGACTGTCACGTTCCGCAGGGCTTGAAAAACTTCCATCTGGCTGTGTGGACTCATGTGGTGGATGGACTGCCGTTCTTGATCGACGAGTTCACCGTCGATTACTCGACGATCGAGAAATTCAACGAACGTAGGCCGGAAGCAGCCTACAGGGCGCGTATGAAACTCAAGGGCTGGGACAGTTTGACCTGTCGGGCCTGTCACAAGAATACCAAGCCACCAGGAGCATCGGCAAAAGCAGCGCACAAGAAGATGGAGACCGAGGGGGCGACCTGTATCGATTGCCATCAGAACCTGGTGCATAAAAAAGTCCCGGAGACCGATCTCAATGCCAGTTTAGCTCAGGGCAAGAATGTGCCCAAAGCAGAGCCCAAAGAGAAGAAAGAAGACGACTGA
- a CDS encoding cytochrome C554 codes for MLFALAAAVLFMVFAGTASAETPFEGRKKCSNCHKSEADSWIKTAHAKAVDSLKADRNKEKNAAMVKAKLDPKKDYTKDKDCIGCHVTGFGSEGGYEISDPDKFLVGVGCESCHGAGTDYRKIHRKAGEAFEKSKKVTPRETLAEAGQDFEFIEKCSACHLNYEGSPWKGVKKPYTPFTPTVDKKYAFDFEKSVRNNKAMHEHFKLSGTFEGPPTPKFHEEFQKDAKPAEIGKEE; via the coding sequence ATGTTATTTGCCCTAGCGGCTGCTGTGTTGTTTATGGTCTTTGCTGGAACTGCTTCCGCTGAGACACCGTTTGAAGGTCGGAAGAAATGCAGTAATTGCCACAAGAGCGAGGCAGACTCATGGATAAAGACCGCCCACGCGAAAGCAGTCGACTCGCTCAAAGCCGACAGGAATAAGGAAAAGAATGCAGCCATGGTCAAGGCGAAACTCGACCCGAAGAAGGACTACACAAAGGACAAGGATTGTATCGGCTGTCATGTGACAGGGTTCGGGTCTGAGGGAGGGTATGAAATTTCGGACCCCGACAAATTCCTTGTCGGTGTCGGTTGCGAATCCTGCCATGGAGCTGGCACGGATTATCGGAAGATTCACCGCAAGGCCGGCGAGGCCTTTGAAAAGTCGAAAAAGGTTACGCCGCGGGAAACCCTCGCGGAAGCAGGACAGGATTTTGAATTCATCGAGAAGTGCAGTGCCTGTCATCTGAACTACGAAGGCTCACCGTGGAAGGGTGTCAAGAAGCCCTATACGCCGTTCACCCCTACCGTGGATAAAAAGTATGCGTTTGACTTTGAAAAGTCCGTGCGCAACAACAAAGCCATGCATGAGCATTTCAAACTATCTGGAACGTTCGAAGGTCCGCCGACCCCGAAGTTCCATGAGGAATTCCAGAAGGATGCGAAGCCGGCGGAGATAGGCAAGGAGGAGTAA
- the haoB gene encoding hydroxylamine oxidation protein HaoB: MEATLTRPSSKILPSLGVILAAGGFLLLGWFAFLWFDPGPAPYQYRLVEEGGIEKFPKLELGAWPDLKLTKQEIHVEGMEEAIAAAYIARRGNSKPVMIGWENHVGEPMIFLDSKLSELSILAPAISKHMPKDAAILAWWDTSRQIQLLTGLDPVFTTQLNEPLIMPMVWKPRMESIAKYERDFWAAPPTEEEERKFQRFADALASEPKEGVEILRELVGGREGYVVVHIADIYKLGLMRPDRIGVAYKDFPVKGSTDVHGVNIMIKRWEGDNKYAGHTVHGFSDNIFRAYFLTDEKSTKTLLAQMLPMTTSLILDFQPVQLVYKEGGYLVYKIPSAQPSNN, encoded by the coding sequence ATGGAAGCAACGCTGACGCGGCCGAGTAGTAAAATCCTCCCGTCACTAGGAGTCATCCTGGCGGCGGGAGGTTTTTTATTGCTTGGTTGGTTTGCATTTTTATGGTTCGATCCGGGTCCGGCACCGTATCAATATCGGTTAGTGGAAGAAGGCGGGATAGAAAAGTTTCCCAAGCTAGAATTAGGGGCTTGGCCGGATCTTAAGCTCACAAAGCAAGAAATCCACGTCGAGGGGATGGAAGAAGCGATAGCCGCTGCCTATATTGCACGCCGAGGAAATTCGAAGCCCGTGATGATCGGATGGGAAAATCACGTTGGCGAACCAATGATCTTTCTTGATAGTAAGCTCTCCGAGCTGTCCATCTTGGCGCCGGCAATTTCCAAGCATATGCCGAAGGATGCGGCTATTCTGGCCTGGTGGGACACCTCGCGGCAGATCCAACTTCTCACCGGATTAGATCCGGTCTTCACCACTCAGCTGAACGAACCTCTCATTATGCCGATGGTCTGGAAGCCAAGAATGGAATCCATCGCGAAGTATGAACGAGACTTCTGGGCGGCTCCACCGACAGAGGAAGAGGAGCGTAAATTCCAACGATTTGCGGATGCGTTAGCCTCAGAGCCCAAAGAAGGTGTCGAGATCCTGCGTGAGCTGGTCGGCGGACGCGAAGGGTATGTCGTGGTTCACATTGCAGACATCTATAAGCTTGGGCTGATGCGTCCGGATCGTATAGGTGTTGCCTATAAGGACTTTCCCGTGAAAGGGAGCACCGATGTTCATGGAGTCAATATAATGATCAAGCGTTGGGAAGGGGACAACAAGTATGCCGGACACACTGTGCATGGTTTTTCAGACAATATCTTCCGCGCGTACTTCCTCACAGATGAAAAAAGCACAAAGACGCTGCTCGCGCAGATGTTGCCCATGACGACCTCGCTCATTCTGGATTTCCAACCGGTCCAGCTGGTCTATAAAGAGGGAGGTTATTTGGTGTATAAGATACCATCTGCACAGCCATCGAATAATTGA
- a CDS encoding hydroxylamine reductase, producing MVNKFWLRCCLMVCGVMLAGTAQANFPSVPKETYEALNIDRSASPKEFHEALTKRYKDPGKGAGKGQYGQYWEPIPITKYLDPATFYKPPQSVKEVATREQCVKCHTDESPGWVITWKKSAHANLDKIRKLTPKDDTFYKKAKLEEIEANLRSIGKLGAKENLKEVSCIDCHVDINTTKKADHRVDLKMPTSDVCGNCHLMEYAERESERDTILWPKNQWPRGRPSHVLDWRANVETDIWAGMSQREIAEGCSLCHTNQNKCDNCHTRHEFSVADSRKPEACGTCHSGADHNNWEAYNGSQHGLGYQASKGRWNFDLQLKDAVAKGGQKFPTCQSCHMEYQGKFSHNTVRKVRWANYPFVPGIREAVFDNWGMQRYEAWVKTCTTCHSETFARAYLEFIDNGTSAGLDKYDEAHNVVHKQFEARLLTGQRTNRPAPPAPAKALFDQFWQIYWSKNNSPTAIELKLFEMAEDHLVQLHVSMAHQYPGFTYTVGWAAMNRAYVEIMDEDTKLKDRMLLMERVTKLEEKSKTSRLLDFDSTDGKLTLGSLGGGMLLTGTLALAGWSRRKKNQK from the coding sequence ATGGTGAATAAATTCTGGCTGAGATGTTGTCTCATGGTGTGCGGGGTGATGCTCGCAGGGACCGCGCAGGCCAACTTCCCCAGCGTTCCCAAGGAGACCTATGAGGCCCTGAACATTGATCGGTCCGCCAGCCCCAAGGAGTTTCATGAGGCGTTGACGAAGCGCTACAAGGATCCAGGCAAAGGAGCGGGGAAGGGGCAGTACGGCCAGTATTGGGAGCCGATTCCCATCACCAAGTACCTCGATCCCGCGACCTTCTACAAGCCGCCGCAATCGGTGAAGGAAGTGGCGACGCGCGAGCAGTGCGTGAAATGCCACACCGATGAGTCGCCTGGGTGGGTGATAACTTGGAAAAAGAGTGCCCACGCCAATCTTGACAAGATTCGCAAGCTGACCCCCAAAGACGACACCTTCTATAAGAAAGCGAAGTTGGAGGAAATCGAGGCGAACCTGCGCTCGATCGGCAAGCTTGGTGCAAAAGAGAACTTGAAGGAAGTCAGCTGCATCGATTGCCATGTCGACATCAACACGACGAAGAAGGCCGATCACCGGGTCGACCTGAAGATGCCTACTTCCGATGTGTGCGGCAACTGCCATCTGATGGAATATGCCGAGCGCGAGTCCGAGCGCGACACGATCTTATGGCCGAAGAACCAGTGGCCACGGGGTCGTCCGTCGCACGTGCTGGATTGGCGCGCTAACGTCGAGACCGATATCTGGGCGGGCATGTCGCAGCGCGAGATTGCTGAAGGCTGCTCCCTATGCCATACGAATCAGAACAAGTGCGATAACTGCCATACCAGGCACGAATTCTCGGTGGCCGACTCCCGCAAGCCTGAAGCCTGCGGTACCTGCCACAGCGGGGCCGATCACAACAACTGGGAAGCCTACAACGGGTCACAGCACGGGCTGGGGTACCAGGCTTCTAAGGGTAGATGGAATTTCGATTTACAGCTCAAGGATGCAGTTGCTAAGGGCGGGCAGAAGTTCCCGACCTGCCAGAGCTGTCATATGGAGTACCAGGGTAAATTCAGCCACAACACGGTGCGTAAGGTTCGCTGGGCGAATTATCCCTTCGTGCCAGGGATTCGCGAGGCTGTATTTGACAACTGGGGTATGCAACGGTACGAGGCGTGGGTCAAGACCTGCACCACGTGCCATTCCGAGACCTTCGCCCGCGCCTACTTGGAGTTTATCGATAACGGCACGAGCGCCGGCCTGGATAAATACGACGAGGCGCACAACGTCGTGCATAAACAGTTCGAGGCGCGCCTCCTGACCGGGCAGAGGACCAACCGGCCGGCCCCGCCGGCCCCAGCGAAGGCGCTGTTCGACCAGTTCTGGCAGATCTACTGGTCCAAGAACAACAGCCCGACCGCGATCGAGCTGAAACTCTTCGAGATGGCGGAAGACCATCTGGTGCAACTGCACGTGAGTATGGCGCACCAATATCCGGGGTTCACCTATACGGTCGGCTGGGCCGCGATGAACCGGGCCTATGTCGAAATCATGGATGAGGACACCAAGCTGAAGGACCGGATGCTGTTGATGGAACGGGTCACCAAGCTCGAAGAAAAGAGCAAGACGAGCCGGCTCCTGGATTTCGACAGCACCGACGGCAAGCTGACGCTGGGCAGTCTGGGCGGCGGCATGCTGCTGACCGGAACGCTGGCGCTGGCCGGATGGAGCCGACGTAAGAAGAACCAGAAGTGA
- the ccmI gene encoding c-type cytochrome biogenesis protein CcmI, which yields MTIMFWLIASTMTLLVLGLLLWPLMKRTAAVAPAREEEKTLSIFRQQFAELEQDRANSVLTDELYQQARQELERRLLEETGTTETTTKKPRQQMHGKPVAFALAIIIPTACGLLYWQLGNPLAITESPAPSLSAQGGSQEGDPFAAGLDPLIERLKQKMEQNPGDGAGWALLGRSYMGVGRYAEAALAYEQATNLIPDDAQLLADYADAMGVLHGRKLEGRPEALIQRALKIDPRNVKALMLAGTVAFNRDNFAQAVKDWELARANLPEDIDPEMTQQLVVAIDEAKSRLGGGREMARMDREPAAPAQSVRQAGQSRAIRGTVTLAPGLAGKVSETDTLFVFAREVNGPPMPVAIVRASKKDLPFTFQLDDSTSPMPSRKLSGAGPVVIVARLSKSGQAMPQSGDLEGTSQPIQAGGDGITVLIDRERMGTEPAAPAQPMGQAGQPRAIRGTVTLAPSLAGKGSAADTLFVFAREMNGPPMPVAIVRATKRDLPFTFQLDDSTSPMPSRKLSSTGPVVIVARLSKSGQAMPQSGDLEGTSQPIQAGGDGITVVIDHERP from the coding sequence TTGACCATCATGTTCTGGCTCATTGCATCGACGATGACTCTGCTCGTCCTGGGTCTCCTGTTGTGGCCCCTGATGAAGCGCACAGCGGCTGTTGCACCAGCGAGAGAAGAAGAGAAGACCCTGTCGATCTTCCGGCAACAGTTTGCGGAGCTGGAACAGGATCGGGCAAATTCTGTCCTCACCGATGAACTCTATCAGCAAGCGCGACAGGAGCTCGAACGCCGGCTGCTTGAAGAGACCGGTACCACGGAGACGACCACCAAAAAGCCCCGGCAGCAGATGCATGGCAAGCCGGTGGCGTTCGCGCTTGCCATCATCATCCCGACGGCCTGCGGGTTGCTCTACTGGCAACTTGGAAATCCACTCGCGATAACAGAGTCACCTGCCCCTTCGTTGTCTGCACAGGGAGGATCACAAGAGGGGGATCCCTTCGCTGCCGGACTCGACCCACTGATCGAGCGGCTCAAACAAAAGATGGAGCAGAACCCCGGTGATGGCGCTGGATGGGCATTGCTCGGGCGTTCGTATATGGGGGTCGGTCGCTACGCAGAAGCAGCATTGGCCTATGAGCAAGCCACCAACCTGATCCCTGACGATGCCCAGTTACTCGCCGATTATGCCGATGCCATGGGGGTGCTCCATGGTCGTAAATTGGAGGGGAGGCCTGAAGCGTTGATCCAACGGGCGCTGAAGATCGATCCACGCAATGTCAAGGCGCTGATGTTGGCAGGGACCGTGGCATTCAATCGAGATAATTTTGCCCAGGCGGTGAAGGATTGGGAACTCGCTCGCGCGAATCTTCCTGAGGACATCGATCCGGAAATGACACAGCAATTAGTCGTTGCGATCGACGAGGCCAAAAGCCGACTTGGCGGTGGCCGAGAGATGGCACGAATGGACAGGGAACCAGCAGCGCCGGCTCAATCAGTGAGGCAGGCGGGACAATCACGGGCGATCAGAGGCACGGTGACCCTGGCGCCCGGTCTGGCCGGCAAGGTCTCGGAGACGGACACGCTGTTTGTCTTTGCTCGCGAAGTGAACGGGCCCCCGATGCCGGTGGCAATCGTGCGGGCGAGCAAGAAGGATTTGCCCTTCACGTTCCAGCTTGATGACTCGACCAGCCCGATGCCGTCGAGAAAACTGTCCGGCGCTGGACCGGTGGTGATTGTGGCTCGTCTATCGAAATCAGGCCAGGCCATGCCGCAGAGCGGAGATCTGGAGGGGACCAGTCAGCCGATTCAAGCCGGGGGAGACGGGATCACGGTCCTGATCGACCGTGAGCGGATGGGTACGGAACCAGCAGCGCCGGCTCAACCAATGGGGCAGGCCGGACAACCACGTGCGATCAGAGGCACGGTGACTCTCGCACCCAGTTTAGCCGGCAAGGGATCCGCCGCCGACACGCTGTTTGTCTTTGCCCGCGAGATGAATGGGCCTCCGATGCCGGTGGCAATCGTGCGGGCAACGAAGCGAGATTTACCCTTTACGTTTCAACTCGATGACTCAACCAGTCCGATGCCGTCCAGAAAATTGTCGAGTACAGGACCGGTGGTGATCGTGGCTCGTCTATCGAAATCAGGCCAGGCCATGCCGCAGAGCGGAGATCTGGAGGGGACTAGTCAGCCGATTCAAGCCGGGGGGGACGGGATCACAGTCGTGATCGATCATGAACGGCCCTAG